In the Staphylococcus sp. IVB6240 genome, one interval contains:
- a CDS encoding FadR/GntR family transcriptional regulator — protein MKISRPKIYEEIANRLIEQIESGVLKEGERLPSIQKLAEDFGVSNASVREALNALRIIGLIEMKHGYGTFVKQKTPQLFDFINQSLTPKRVKEILELREVVELSTAKCAAERRTDVMLKEMQQALDDMKNAIHAGESGEEADLRFHLLVAKAADNQLLYELLHNISDLIQQTMKGTRHIYLYSRQKTMTRLFQEHTAILEAIEHQDGDSAMENMASHLAEVRQTLIEHYIVD, from the coding sequence ATGAAAATATCGCGCCCTAAAATTTATGAGGAAATTGCAAATAGATTGATTGAACAAATAGAGAGTGGTGTGTTAAAAGAAGGGGAACGTTTACCTTCCATTCAAAAATTGGCAGAAGATTTTGGTGTGAGTAATGCGTCTGTACGTGAGGCCTTAAATGCATTACGAATTATTGGTTTAATAGAGATGAAACACGGTTATGGCACGTTTGTTAAGCAGAAAACACCTCAGCTATTTGATTTTATTAACCAATCATTGACACCTAAAAGGGTTAAAGAAATTTTAGAGCTACGCGAAGTGGTTGAGTTGTCTACAGCAAAGTGTGCGGCTGAACGACGTACTGATGTGATGTTGAAAGAGATGCAACAGGCATTGGATGATATGAAAAACGCGATACATGCTGGTGAATCAGGTGAAGAAGCGGACTTACGTTTTCATCTATTAGTTGCTAAGGCAGCAGATAATCAATTGTTGTATGAGTTATTGCATAATATTTCTGATTTAATCCAACAAACGATGAAGGGGACTCGACATATCTACTTGTATAGTCGACAAAAGACGATGACGCGATTATTTCAAGAGCACACAGCTATTCTAGAAGCAATTGAGCATCAAGATGGTGATAGCGCCATGGAAAATATGGCTTCTCATCTTGCAGAAGTTCGTCAAACACTGATAGAACATTATATAGTAGATTAA
- a CDS encoding lytic transglycosylase — MFKFLTLFLEHTKSQRKKLYSMNLINFLLMLLLLSVSALPLGLIFNLWAVSLFTGQGNMTKLILVTLSALVLIVLIFLMITFPLFTGSIRSIYRAITEQASLKWSTLFETFKGKVWRKSLLVGLMTCLFLVVFVVIDYFISMGLRQLFGSFVSNDFSQMMALFIIAIISSIYTLFIAIFMINFITAFIKNPEAKIRDNMKTAWHGIKNGQKTFLPFLIGLFLLNLILLIFAGPVYYGIQMSQAHISQNVAGVITVIVSVIFFFIRYTIYFMIFGTIVTYFHRQGRKNG; from the coding sequence TTGTTTAAGTTTTTAACTTTATTTTTAGAACATACAAAATCACAGCGCAAAAAATTATACAGCATGAATTTAATCAATTTCTTATTGATGTTACTACTATTAAGTGTATCAGCACTTCCATTGGGGCTCATTTTTAACTTATGGGCAGTATCCCTATTTACCGGACAAGGCAATATGACTAAGCTTATTTTAGTGACGCTTAGTGCACTCGTCTTAATCGTATTGATTTTCTTAATGATTACTTTCCCACTTTTCACAGGAAGTATTCGCTCAATCTATCGTGCGATCACTGAGCAAGCATCCCTTAAATGGTCAACATTATTTGAGACTTTCAAAGGGAAAGTGTGGCGTAAAAGCCTTTTAGTAGGATTAATGACATGTCTATTCTTAGTTGTGTTTGTTGTGATTGACTACTTCATCTCAATGGGATTACGTCAATTATTCGGGTCATTTGTATCCAATGATTTTTCTCAGATGATGGCATTATTCATTATTGCGATTATTTCTAGTATTTACACACTATTTATTGCAATATTTATGATTAATTTTATTACCGCATTTATTAAAAATCCGGAAGCAAAAATCCGCGATAATATGAAAACAGCATGGCATGGCATTAAAAATGGACAAAAAACATTTTTACCATTCTTAATCGGACTCTTCTTGCTAAACCTTATTCTACTTATTTTTGCAGGTCCGGTTTATTACGGTATTCAAATGAGCCAAGCACATATTTCTCAAAATGTTGCTGGTGTGATTACTGTTATTGTCAGTGTGATATTCTTCTTTATCCGTTATACGATCTACTTTATGATTTTTGGTACAATCGTGACGTATTTTCATCGCCAAGGTCGTAAAAACGGATAA